One segment of Theobroma cacao cultivar B97-61/B2 chromosome 9, Criollo_cocoa_genome_V2, whole genome shotgun sequence DNA contains the following:
- the LOC108663282 gene encoding leucine-rich repeat extensin-like protein 5 — translation MPLEPATANTSATLSPAPAGQDVEGSTFQGKGHEPEVDKSRKSPSPKPQKEAKSEQAEKARPSAISSPQDPLEIPDKSSPEPSPQKSPQEPSLEPLNVFYCTDESTPSPSSEDD, via the exons atgcctCTTGAACCTGCAACTGCAAACACCTCTGCCACTCTAAGCCCTGCACCAGCAGGACAGGATGTTGAAGGCTCTACCTTCCAGGGCAAGGGTCATGAACCTGAAGTTGATAAATCAAGGAAATCCCCCTCACCTAAGCCACAAAAGGAAGCAAAATCAGAACAAG CTGAAAAAGCTAGACCATCAGCTATCTCTTCTCCTCAAGACCCTCTTGAAATTCCTGATAAATCATCCCCTGAACCCTCACCACAGAAATCACCTCAAGAACCATCTCTTGAACCCCTTAATGTTTTCTATTGCACGGATGAATCTACCCCATCACCTTCTTCAGAAGATGATTGA